The genome window agatcagctgttattgttataagttttcctttatatgttatttgttggttttctcttgctgattttaacattttttctttttgtttaatttttgttagtttgattaatatgtgccttggtgtgctTCTCCTTCAGTtgattctgtatgggactctctgtgcttcttggacttgactggctatttcttttttcattgggGAAGTTTTcggctataatctcttcaaatattttctcagaccctttcttttcctcttcttcttcttcttggacacctatgattcaaatgctggtgtgcttaatgttgtcctcaaggtctctgatactgtcttccattctttttattctttttttctttattctggtcTGTGGCAAGTTTTTCCaatattctatcttccagctcacctatgcttccttctgcctcagttattctgctgttgattccatgaagagtttttttttttatttcaattattgtgttgtttattactgcttgtttgctcttttgttctctaagtcctttttgatgtttcttttattttctctattttgtttttgagaatttgggtcatctttactatcattactcttaattatttttcaggcaatttgcctatttcttcttcattggtcttgttattttttatcttgctcctttgccttcaagatgtttgtttggtttctcattttgtctaatttacagtatttgaggtctcctttccatAGGCTGCCAAGtcgtaatttctcctgtttctgtTCTCTACCCCCTGTGCTGGctttggtccagtgtcttgagtaggcatCCTGATGGGAGAATCTGGTGCCccctttctggtgtgtggatctaaatcttttccctctgattagcagggccatgtcaggtggtgtgtttgggGTATCTGTggcttagtatggctttaggtagtctgtgtccTGATAGGTGGGTttatgttcctgtcttatttgtagtttggtgtgagatatccagcactggcagttgcaggcagtcaggttaAGCTGGGTCTTTGACTCTGATGGAAgcctctgtgagagctctctgCAATTAATATTCCCTTTGTCCAGAGATTCTATAGTGTTCTAGAGAATCTAGACTTTGTACTCCCTTCCCAGAGCCTTAGacctgacttctggttgaggaatcaagACCCCACAGGTTGCTCTTCCTGGCattaaaggggattaaaaaagactttccaagctccagactaatggtaaaagttaaatcaaacaaacaaatgctgAATCAAGGAAAtatgtacatgcacaagaaaaacaagaacagaacCCAGTAAAACgcaaagcactagaacaaccaaacagaagaaccccagaatgaaatcagacaattaataATAactcaaaaccaaagagaaaagaccTTTGCTGATtgccaactaaagactgatggaaagaaacaaaacaaagtgatGAGCATGgtaaaaaaagagacagagggagagagagagagagagaaaagaagagagtacAACAGAAGAGCAGCATACATATGGAAAATtactaacaaaatttaaaaagaaagagcaaatagAAAGAAGGACCAAATATAAAGGGGCAAGACCACATCAGAAAAACTGTAGATCCCCCAAAAGAAATCAAGCAATTAttattagaactaagataaagacaaaaccttaaaaacaaaaagaaagcagggtgtcatctgtaaaataaagcaaggaaacagagcagaccaacaaaaatgattaaaaatataataagataaaataaagtaaaaaggaataaaacacagAGTATCAGAAAAACATTGTGTATCTGGAcgtgaaaagaataagaaaaaaatagaaatgtattaaaaatcaaaaagataaaaaatagggGAGGAGAACTCAGCACAACAGAAAAGCTacctagaaacagaaatatattaaaaggataaaaataaaaatgaaggtaaaaaatagaataaaaaacatgttATAAAGTGAAAAGATCcattaggactaagatcataataaaagaaaaagccagaactgacaacagaatggatcaaatcaagagaattaacaataataattctgtttccttgcagTCTGAggtgtaagtgtccttgtacatgcctttgGCCACAGAACACCTTTGCCTCTCCAAGAGgccttcctctgcctctcagtTGGACTCTGGAACTTCTGTGGGCCCTATGGATCCTCCTAGACTcaatctggcccaattcctgtttGTCGTTTATCCCAAAGTCCCCAgatgccagagctagacctttttcatttgtgggaacattcattgtcttcTCAGATATTACAAAGAATAGGGTCTACCTATCTGATCATGGGGATTTTGTCTGCAGCTTGTATTGCTGATGGAAAGATCTTAGATCcacttccttagtccccctgtctttggcattcagctttggttttgtccctgcacAGGAGtttggtcctgaggctgccttggggCTTTGGTTCTGCCTCattgagggcttcctttattgctcATCTGCATGAGCtagcatgtggggagagagaggctatgatagtggctcctctccctgcatgtgactcagcagtagcaccctgttTGGATTGCAGGAGCCCCAGAAGTGATGCCAAATGTGGGTTGTAAGCACCCACAGGTgtaggaaatctgtccttagtgtggttctttactggtacCCGGCACAAGGTGCATGTAGGCCAGCTctcagggggctttttgtattactctgtgacttgcagagcttcctttattgtttatctgtagGTGCCAGTATGTAAGGGTAGAGAGAGTACAATAATGTCTCCTTCCCCTACAAGTGAGTCAGCAgctgtgccctgcctgggtcacaggagccCTGGGTGGTGGTGCCAATTGCACAGCGGATATGGGTGTAAGAAGAATGTGCCTGGAGATTGCCTGTCCTGGTCAGAATTTTTTGGTTCTTGGCAGGAAGCACATTAGGGACAGCCTttgagggggctttttctattacttgttgACTGAAGCTTGACAGCCAAGCCTAGTgggagctttctttctttctttcttttttttttttttggattcaatCATCTTTATTAACCTATCAATGttacattttatacataatatctaGTCTTCTCAAAGGGATCTACTTTAGTACATCATGTTAATAGTAAAAAGCCAAAGTAAGAAGGCTGAACTTCAACCTAGCATTTTAACATCCTCTGGGCAAGGCAAGCTAGAAAGTCAGTCACTTTGCACACATGTAAGAGTAGTGTTCCAAAATAACTAGGAAGCTGCTACAATTTTaagcaggggaggaaaaaaaattttcattttggtctttttttcttaCAGCAAATTAGACTTTCAATTAACAGCAACAACATCATAAAAAAATGCTCcgctttttaaatttctgaacttcaatacaaattaaaatagtaatattGGAGTCTTTTGGGAGGCAAACAGCTAGCAGCTACATTCATCAGTGTAACTGAGCCTCTTTATCGATAACCTGGTCCAGGCTGGGTATAGCCCTGACCAAAGGGAGGACGGCTACGTGCATAAGGGTTAGACCCACTCGGAAGAGGGGTCATGGTACTTCCAGGAGGTGGAGTGAAACCTGGTCTTGGTTGATAAGCCCCGGGTTGGCTTGGAGCCATTCCAGGTTGTGAGGCAGGGGCCACTGTGTAACTGGTGGGCTGAGAAGTTTGGGTAGTGTAAGTTTGTGGAGGGTAACTGCTCGCCTGGTACTGCTGTGGCGGTTGAGCAGGCAGTTGCTGAGGCTGACCAGAGAAGGCAGGAGCCGGTGCCTGGGAAGCTGGTTGTTGGCCATATCCCTGGAACTGCTGAGGTTGTTGGGGTCCAGTCTGCTGACTATAGCCTGCTGAATACTGGATACCGTACTGCTGCGTCAGCTGCGGGGGCGCCTGTGGCTGCTGAGTGCCGTAGCCCGCCTGCTGAGGGTACTGCTGGTACATCTGACCTGCTTGAGTCTGAGCTCCTGTATATGGTGGCGGCTGTGGCTGAACTCCTGGTGGGTGAGCtgcggaggaggaggaagcaatgCTGTCGGGAGTTCCTGAACGGTCTTCTGCAGGAGCACTGGGTGGCCCTGAAACCTGATCATCTGTTAAGCCAAACGCTGACATGacatttttattgatttcatCATTGGTTTTTTGAAGGATCAAAAGCTGACATACTTGCTGCCATAACCTGAGTAGACTGTTTCCCAGAAGAATCAGAAGCAGCAGGCTTTTCTTCCCTACCATCCACAGTATCATTTTCAGGAATGTTGGTGGATGGTCCTGGTTCTCCAGGTGGTTCCAAGCTATCCAATAAGCGATTTACTTTATTTCGAAGTTCTATCAGTTCTTGGCGAAGATATTTCACCTGACTTGATTCAAGAGGTCTTGGCTGGCCATTAACAAATAATGTCAGTTTCAGTATCCTACTACACTGAATTGCAAAGGAAAGGTCAGAACTATCAAAAATTGTTATAAGATCTCcatcttcatctttatattttattgtaactTCATCATTACTCAGAAGTTTTCCTCTGAAGACTCGCTGCATCATTAGCACTAATTCATCATAAGTAATATCTTCATTATGGATGGGAATTTGTCGAATATCTTCCCCAAGTTGAGCTTTGATGATTAGCTTCCCACTCAGATCCAACTGACCATTCATGGTGGACTCCAggatgttctatatatatataactctagAGAAAGACGGTTTCCCGAGGCCGCCGCTGCCGCCCCTCTGCGGGTCTCCGCTGATCCGACTGGCGCGAGGCCGCCACCGTGGGGCGCTGAGGGAAGGCTGCGGTCACGGCCCACTCGGCTGCCCTCCGCGGCCGCAGCACCTCGCTGGCAGGCTCGCGTGGGCCCCGGCCAATTGCACGGACCCACCAAGCCTAGCGAGAGCTCAGGCCCAGGACGTGGCAGGTGGGGCAGgagctttctttatttttcatcatggGTGCCTTAGTGACTCCTCCacctgcatgtgagtcagcattagtgccctgcttggatcacAAGAGACCTGCTGGTGACACCACTTGCATAGCAAACCTGGTGGGCACAGGTGTAAGAGGAATGTCTCCTGAGATGGCCCACCCTGGCCAGACTTCTGGCTCTCGGCAGCAGGCCTGCTAAGGCCAGGCTATCCCTTGTTGATTTGAActcaacagccaggcccagaggaggcctccctttgttcattgcaggtgcCTAAAGAGAGACTACAACAGTGTCTCCTCCCACTATGTGTAACTCAGCAGTACTGTCCTGtttccatggcagcccagttttctgtggtaggcattccctgctgcagATTTATTCCTTCtagtcccctcagtccatctgctgacagccaacaatgtttctttcCCTGGGCTTGTTCTCCAgtccccacattccagctcccagaccccctgtactgctatgaacatgtatATCAGTTTGGGGCACACAGGGCCATGGTACAGACCatctgtgtttctcactctttcccgtctgccacagattcactacttcaccctctttggacagtcccaaatgcctctcttctgacccaatcacattccccattggagaaggggtttccccatcagataaggggggtttccccaaattcggtaatctctcctctgtttcatgCCCTGGGGTGCATGTCCTgtcctgttttttttcctcctctttctcctttcttttcttttttgtactacCCTGTTATCCTGgtatctttatagtcctttctggtgtccaaggtctcctgctagtgttcagctgattttctgtgggaattgttgcatctattgatgtattcctgatgcacctgtggagagagatgcactccacatccttctacttcactgccatctttccaaCTCCAAgactttaatacattttaaattaattttagtgTGTGGTGTAAGGACAGGaaatcaatttcatttttctgcatgtggttatGCAGATTTCCtagcagcatttattgaagagattatcacTTTCTATTAAGTATTCATGGATCATTCGTCAAATATTAGTTAGCTGTAAATGTatggatttatttcagggatCCCTATtttttccattggtctatgtgtctatttcaTATCAATACCATGCTTTTCTGATTACTATTAAAAAGGTTTgaagtataaattaaaaacaggaaatgtgatgcctccagctttgtttttgctTAGAATTGCTGTGGTTATTTGGGGTAatttgtggtttcatacaaattttaggattgttttattctagttcttgaaaaatgacattggaatTTTTCAGTGATGTAGAATTGGTATATAACATTACATAAAATTCAGGTTACAATGTTATAAATAGATATCTGGGATAAGataatttttatgataaaaaataaacatgccagaaagaaaaaaaagtatatttgtatacactacaaTGTGATCATCTCCTTAAGTCTAGTTactatccatcaccatacaataGATTCTTTTCACCTGTTTCACCTTCCTCCCTACCCCTTTCTCCTCTGGTACCATCAGTATGTTGTCTGTATATACACAGatacttgtattttctttatctgcTCATCCATCAATGGGCACTtagattgttttcatatcttggctattgtaaatatgatgctacaatgaacacaggGTTGTATATAAATTTTCAGTTAGTGTCATGCTTCAGATATATACCCTGAAGTGGAatagttggatcatatggtagttctattcttattttttgaggaacttccacactgttttccatagtggttgtaccaatttaaatTTCCAGCAATAGCACatgaggattctcttttctccacatccactccAACACTTATGTTGTGCttatttgataatagccattccaacaggtgtgaggtg of Hippopotamus amphibius kiboko isolate mHipAmp2 chromosome X, mHipAmp2.hap2, whole genome shotgun sequence contains these proteins:
- the LOC130842415 gene encoding LOW QUALITY PROTEIN: protein TFG-like (The sequence of the model RefSeq protein was modified relative to this genomic sequence to represent the inferred CDS: deleted 1 base in 1 codon); translated protein: MNGQLDLSGKLIIKAQLGEDIRQIPIHNEDITYDELVLMMQRVFRGKLLSNDEVTIKYKDEDGDLITIFDSSDLSFAIQCSRILKLTLFVNGQPRPLESSQVKYLRQELIELRNKVNRLLDSLEPPGEPGPSTNIPENDTVDGREEKPAASDSSGKQSTQVMAASMSAFDPSKNQDEINKNVMSAFGLTDDQVSGPPSAPAEDRSGTPDSIASSSSAAHPPGVQPQPPPYTGAQTQAGQMYQQYPQQAGYGTQQPQAPPQLTQQYGIQYSAGYSQQTGPQQPQQFQGYGQQPASQAPAPAFSGQPQQLPAQPPQQYQASSYPPQTYTTQTSQPTSYTVAPASQPGMAPSQPGAYQPRPGFTPPPGSTMTPLPSGSNPYARSRPPFGQGYTQPGPGYR